The genomic window GACTTCTCCAATAGTCTGCCTGCGATTGTTCTCCAAAAAAGCGGGCAGCCATGGGGCTGCCCGCTTCTTAATCTGATAGTGGGTCGTCGGGCGGTACTTTACCCGTTCGTGTCGTCGAGCCGCTGCTGCCATTTGGCAGTCAGCTTGTCATATAGACCCTCGCTGATTTCACCATTGGCCAGGCGCAAGTCCAGGCTATCCAGCAGGGCCTGAACTTCCTCCACTGTCTGCGGACTGGCAGGCGCAGCTGCGGGGGCCGCCTGCTGTGGCTGTGATGAAGCCCTCATGGCCTCGGCGATAGCCCCTGCCATGCCGGCACCCACGCCGACGCCGGCACCCAGGCCAAGGCCGGCGCTGGCAGCACCGCCACCTTCGCCACCGCCCTCGGCCATTCCCAACGCCTCGATAGCCAAACCGGTCTGATACTCGATGAAACTCTGAGCGCCAACCGCACCCATGGCAGCGCGCTTATCGATGGCCTCCTGGGTCTCCTTGGTGGGACTGATGGACTGGATGAAGAACTGCTTCATCTGGATGCCCAGCAGATTGAAATCATCTTCAACCTTCACCCGCACAGCGGCCGAGATCTCATCGAACAGCGCGGGCAGATCGAACAGGCCCTTTCCCAGCTCACCCAGGACATCTGTCAGGGCCGCTATGATGATGCTGCGAAGGAAATTCTGAATCTGGTTTGTCTGATATATCCCCTGGGTGCCCACAATCTTGTTGACAAAGAGTTGAGGATCTTTGATCGCGATGGAGTAGGTGCCGAATGCCCGCAGCCGCGCGAGACCAAGATCAGGGTCCCGTAGCGCTATCGGTTCCGGAGTACCCCATTTTAGATCAAGAAAGTCGCGCCGGTTGACAAAATAGACTTCGGCTGTGAAAATCGTAGCACCGCTGGTGGCCAGCCCAAGCAGCGAGGACACGAGCGGTAGATTTGCGGTAGTGATCGTGTGTCTGCCTGGATCAAACATGTCCAGTGCCTTGCCATCACGATAGAAGACGGCCGTCTGGCTCTCACGCACGATTACCTGCGAGCCCATGCGAAAGTCCCCCGAACCATACTCGGGAATGCGCACGACCATCTCGTTCGGCCCCTGATCGGGGGCTTCGATTACGTCAATTATCCTTGGCATTGGGTTTTCTCCTTATACCTCTACACCTACACCTCTGGCATCGGGGTTTCGGCCCGACGATCTCTTTTCCCGGCGGATATCGTAGTCGCGGTTGGGGTGGGTCATTCGCTATCGATAGACTGCAAGATCACCTCGTCGCGACGGTTGTAGGCAATGTTCATGTTATCGAGCACAGAACTGAGCGCCCAACTGGCTTCCTTCCACTCCGGGTCGGGTCGGCCCGACAGGGTTGTCAGATTGTCGATGATCTTGGCAACGCGATCCACATCCTGGAAGAGATTGTCATCAAATTCGGCCAGGGCATCGAGTTGGGCCTCCTTGACTCTCACCGAGTCGAAGAGGGGAGCGTAGCCATAGCTGGCGGTTCGGATGCGGTCTGTCAGAAGCTGAAGCTTTTTCCCCGCCCGATCCAGATCGCCAAGCACCAGGAGCTGGCCGCTATTGGTCAGCTCAACCATGATACCATCAAGGCGACCCTTCTGTTCATCCAGCCGCCTGGCCAGGAGCTTGCGCACCTCATAGTCGCTCTCGCGGCGCAATTCCTTCTCCTTGTAGCCCTTGATACCGGGAACACCGCTTACCACATCCTCCACCAGATCCATCTGGCTCTTGGCTTTGTCTACCAGTTCGTCCATCTCCTAGTTTTCTCCTTTCAGTTCAAACTTCTCAAGTTGCCAGGAAGAGTTCACTTCCACAGTATGGGCAGACGATGACCCCTTTGCCGGCATATGCCTGTTCGCCGCCACAGTTGGGACACTTCTGCGTTTCCCGCATGTCCCCCGCCTGCTTGGAATAAAGAACACCTTCCTCCCAGTTGATATAACCGCTGAACAAGCCCTTGCCCACCAGATCGTGGATCATGGCCTTGACCTCAGAGCGACTGCTTTTCAGCTCGAACACCAGGTCGGCGATAGTCACCTCTCCTCGCGCAAGCACAATGTTGAGCAGCTCTCGTTCCTTTTCAACTTCGGCCAGCTCAGTTTGCTCCTGAGTGCCCTTCATGAAAAGATAGATGCCAACGCCGATCAGGGGCGCTGCGATACACAGGATTGCAATCGCCATCCCCAGGACAGCGCCGCTCACCGTGTTCTCTTCGCCACCGACCTGAGCAATCATAAGAACGCCCGCAATCAGGATCACCGCCAGACCGATGACCATCAGAACAATGCCGACAATGCGGCCTGATCCGCCCATACACACCTCCTGACTATTGCAGGCAAACGATCCTGCCATCAAGTTAATTAACCGATATTGCGCAGAAGGCCGATCTTCTGCCGTTATCCAGACCGCCGAAGCAGTTATCCTTGACCAGTAATCAGTAATCCGATATCGGAAGAGCGCCCAATCGCAACTGATAACCGAATACCGAATACCGATCACCTAACCGAAGGAGCTTCCGCCACCACCACCGCCGCTGAAGCCGCCACCGCCGCTGAAGCCGCCGCCGCCGAAGCCGCCGCCGCCACTCCAGCCACCACCACTGCTGCTCCAGCTACCCCGTCCCGACGATTTGGGCGCCGGACGGCTGGTAAGGGTGCTTGAAGCTGTGGAAAGCATGGAGCCGAGCCCGGCACTCAAGCCGGACAGCGAGCTGCCCATCCCGCGAGAGAGGTCTCCCATGCTGGGAGGACTCATGGCGCCGCCAGTGGGCACCGGAGCACCGCTGCCAGGGGGCTTTCCGCCACCGGACGAGGTAGTAGTGGGCATCCACCAGTCATAATCGCGTGGCCTCGGGCCCACATAGGGTCCCGGATAGTACCAGGGAGGAGGCGCTGTCTCAACTTTGGCGAACTTGCGCATCCAGCTATCCTCGAGATCGAAAACAATGGCATAGGGCAGGTAGCGATCGAAGATCTCTTTGGCTTCCGCAAGATCAGTGTACTTCTCGATATCCTCCATGTAACGTCTGAAGGCCAGCCATTTGGCAGCCTCTTCAGAACCCTCTTCGGTTTTCCGCGGCATATAACGGGCAAGAATGATCAGGCCAATGGCCGGAATACCCAGGGCCAGAGGCAGACAAAAGGTGAACCCTGTAAATTGACTCAAGAGAGTCATCGAGACGCATCCGGCAATCCCTGCCAGAACCAGCGCGGCTATTCCCAGGCCTGCATAGCTACTGCGGACCTTTTCCGGACTTGAGGCGAAGTGCCCTTCTTCGACGGTAGCTTCGTAGAGGTCCTTTTGAAGTCCCGGCATGCTCGTGTAGAACTTGTTTTTGAGATCGGATAGCTTCTTTTCCGTCTCCTTGCCGAAGAGTTTGCTGACGAGCCTGAACTCGTATTCACGCATGGGCAACGAGCGGTCTTCCAGGTGGTAGATGAAATCTCTTTTCTCGCCTATTCCCAGGGTGCCCGGTTCCTTGACCTCTTCGATTGCCAGCACCCCCCGCCGTGCCAGGTCGACCAGGGTTGCGATTATGTCTTTCGTTTCGGCCTGCTCGTCGACCAGGGTACCAACCATGCCGGCCGGCAGGTCGCCGGGAGGTTCGGGGATCCACTCCGCCGGCAGTTTGACAGGTGCATCGCGGCCAGCCGTGTACCAGAGCAGATATAACCCCAGCAGGCCGCCGATCAAAATCATGGCACTTAGTGCGAGAACACCGATCCCCACGATATCCGCAATCTTCTCCTGCTGGTCCAGGTACGCTTCCTGCCGGTCTATGGCTTCCTGCCATGGCGGCGGCGCCCCCTCGACAACCCCATGAGGCCACTGCAACCGGACCGCGAAGTCAGGACCACCTCTCATACTGGAGGTTGTCTCAAAATAAACGCTGCGCCCATCATCGGAGACCTCGGCAATACCTGGAGGACCGGTGGCATCCCAATTGTCCAACGTCGCGCCTGGCGGCAGGTGGACGGTCACCGATGCGTTCTCAATTGGGATTGTAGCGTTTGATGGCACCCCCTTCCAGACCAGTTGGTCGCCGCCCTCGTAGTAGAGCAGTCCGCCGTCGACGGTGTATTCGACCACCATTACCTTGCCAACATCGTTTGGGGGGAAGTTATAACGGATATTGATCTCGTCGCTGTTCTGCTCAACGCTGTAGGTATAGGGATCGCCACTGTTCGACTCGCTATAAACCGGGCCGTCAAGCTCACTTACAGACACGTCGGTGATGCTGGTCACATAGTCGGTGGGAATAGTACGTACACCGAACTGGAAGGTGCCTTCGGTGAACCTCAGATCCTGTGTCTCGACAACCCGAAACGTACCATCGGGCGAAATGGTGATATCGACGTCGTAGGCATCCCAATAAAGGCGCTTGTCCTGGGCCCCGGTTGGCGCCACGAATACGCCCAGAAACAACAAAATGGCTATGAATAGGCTTATCACGCGAACGATGCGCATTGTTGGTCCTCCTGCGTAGGGGACGGAGTGGAGGCGGATGAAGGAGTTCCGGCCACCCCATCTTATCACATTTCAGCGAAAAGGAAAACCGCTTCTTTCTCTTGCTCTGATTCTAGCATACGTTGCACGGCGCTATCCGACGATTGTCCGACATTCCTCCGACAACAAGGGGGTCACCATTGCCGATTTGCTCTATTTTGGTCTTTCCGCGTCAACTGTGGCATAATCTGACAATTACAGAGAAGGCATTTTCGAGGAGGCTGTGACCTTGCGAATTGAAATAGAATACTGCGCAGTCTGACACTATACCTCAAAAGTCGCCAGGATGGCGGAAGAACTGTTGAGGGACTTCGAATTCCAGATCACCGAGCTTGCCATCGTTCCCAGTGATGGAGGGAAGTTCGAGGTCATGCTGGACGACAAGCTGATTTACTCGAAAAAACGTACAGGCCGCCACGCCGAATATGCTGAAGTGGCAGCGGAAGTGCGAAAAAACCTTGTATCGAGGTAACCATTTGAGCAGTCAACCGCCGAACTTGTGCTGCAGCGTAGGAATTACGGCATACAACGAACAGGATAATATTGGCCCCCTTCTGGAGGCCATGATTGATCAGCATTTGCATCAGGTGACGATTTCGGAGATCATCATCGTTGCAAGTGGTTGCACCGATAACACGGTCCCGATCATCAAGTCCTACCAGAAAAAAGATCCGCGTATCAGGCTGATCGAACAACCTGAACGGCGGGGAAAGACTTCGGCGATCAACCTTTTCCTGGAAGCCGCCAGCCAGGACATTCTGGTGCTGGAAAGCGGCGATACCCTTCCGCAGGAATATGCTGTCGAAAACCTGGTACGCGTCTTCGAGGATCCGACCGTGGGAATGACCGGCGCACATAAGATTCCCGTCAACACACCCGATCACCTGGTGGGACTGTTCACGCACCTGAGACTGCGAATGGAGCACGAACTGTGCATGGATATTCCCCGCCTCGGAGAGATGATCGCTTTCCGTCGCGTCCTGGACCACATTCCTCCCGACGTTGCGATGGACGAAGCCTTTGTGGAAGCGATCGTCGTCAAGAATGGATTGCGTGTCATTTATTCGCCCGATGCAGTGGTCTACAACACAGGCCCCGACACGATCAGCGATTTTGTCCGTCAACGCCGGCGAAACCATGCCGGGCATCTCTTTCTCCAGGACAAGTATGGACACCAGGTGTCCAGCCTGCAGAATAAACGGGTCGCCAGGATTGCTTTCCGGGAAGTCTGGGGAGCTGTTCAGCTCGTTTATAGCATCGGATTGTTGGGGATCCTGGAGGGGTTTAGCCGCTTTCTTGGCTGGTACGACTTCGCGATTAAACGCGAACGTCACGTGGTCTGGGATATGGCCTATTCACAAAAACAGAACGTTCAGGAGTTGCGTAAGGACGCTGACGGGAATGGCAATGGCAATGGGGAAGAACGTCCCATAGTGCTTACGACAACACAACAGCAGCAACAGACAAACGGTTGATTGGAGCTGAAGCGCTTTGAGAGACCGAGTCTTCACCATCGCTAAGATCGCGATCACCTTCGGGTTGATCGCGTATGTTTTCTCAAAGGTTGATCTACAGGCCGTTGCGACCAGCCTGCTGCACGCCAACCCCTGGCTGGTTTTGCTGGCGCTGCTCTTTTATCTGATCGCAATCGCAATCAACGGCGTCAAGTGGTATGTACTGCTCCGGGCCCAGGAAGTGATGGTCCCATTCAGAGCGGTCCTTCAATATATGTGGGTAGGGGTCTTCTTCAACAACGTCTTTCCCGCCAATATCGGTGGTGACGTAATGCGAGGCTATGGCATGGCCCGCTACACCGATCGCACTGCCGAAGCTGCCGTGTCGGTGGTGGTTGATCGAATTATCGGCTTGATTGCCTATATGAGTACCGCTGCCGTTATGGCGGTGATAATCGTCACTGTGATGGGCTATTCCAATCTCCGCTGGCTGTTTTACCTGGCAATCGTCGCCCTGATAGCAATCGCTGCCGCTCTGGCAGTCTTGCTGAGTCGTCGCCTTCGAACACAGGTTGGTCGTCTCTTCCAGTTCCCTTTGCTGGCACCTTTTGCCCCGCTCTACCAGGGTGTCTCGGACGCGTTCGACGCCTACCGCACCCACTCCGGATCGCTGGTGCTGGCCTTCGGTATCGCCCTGACTGGCCTGATGTCGGCCAATATCGTCAACTGGCTGCTCTTCCAGGCGACCGGCGGCGGGGTACCCTTCCTCTACGTGCTATTGTTCAATCCCCTGATTGCCCTGGTGCTTCTGGTGCCGATCAGCGTGGGCGGTCACGGCGTCATCCAGGGAGCTTACCCCTTCTTCTATGGGCTGGTAGGTGTCCCCGAAATACAGGCCGTGGCGGTCAGCGTGCTCATGTCCTTTATCATCATCATGGGCAGCCTGCCCGGGGGCGTGCTTTGGTGGCGCAATCGTGGCGCCAGCAGCGACAGTTCCGACAGTCCCACGGTCACAGCCAGCCAGCCGTCAGGTTGATTTCCCCATTGGCAATTGACAATTAATCCGCGGTCCAGTCCGGGTAACGATCCGACTCCCCGTCGTTGGTTAACCGGTAAACCTCGGAGCCGTCGGCGCTCAACAGATAGATATCCCAGTTGACCATTACATCGCTATCCCGATCAGAACTCATCACAATCATGTCGCCATCCATGGCCCAGTTTGCCGCTTCGTCGTTGACGGCGGGGAAAGTGAGCAGGCGAACGCTCTCCTCCATGGGACCAGCGACGGCCACGCTGGGTGCATCCATCACATAGAGATTCTTGTTGCCATCCCGGTTACTCTCAAAGAGAATTGTCTCTCCATCAGGAGACCAACGGGGACGTTTGTCATCGGCAGGATTGTCGGTCAGGCGGACCTGATTGCTACCATCCGCGTTCATGACGTAGAGCTCCGGATTGCCATCGCGCTCCGAAAAAAAGAGGATTCGTTCGCCGTCGGGTGACCAATCTGGCCGCAGATTGTTGCCGGGATGATTGCTGATATTTTCGAGCTCGCTGCCATCCTTGCGGACCTTGTACACTTCGAAACGGGGAGAGCCTTCCACCAGCATATTGCTGTAAAAGAGCAGCCATTCTCCGTTCGGTGACCAGCGGGCACCCAGCTGGTCGGATGGCATCAAGCTCATCAGACGACGCTGGTTGCTGCCGTCGGCGTCCATCACATAGAGCTGGACGTTGTCCGCATCATCGCGGCCCGACGAAAACAGGATAGTCTGGCCGTCGGGCGACCAATCAGGTTCCAAATCTCGTCCCGGGGAATCGGTCAGCTGCTGCAGATCGCTGCCATCGGCGTTCATCGCCCAGATCTCCAGCCGCCCGGTGCGGTCCGAATGAAAGACGATCCGCCCCGGAAAGTCAGGCAGTGGCTCAGGCGTTGCTTTTTCCTGCCCGACCTCTTCGCTCGGCTCGACGACGGCCTCGGGTGAGGCCGCCGGCAGAGGCGTAGGTGTCGCAGCCACCTCGGCCACAGCCGGTGTCGGGGTTTCGGTTACGACAGGTTGGGCTGCGGCCATGCCGTACAACAGCAGGGTAAGCCCCCAACAGATCAAACCCAACACGGCCAAGAGGATACGACGGTTTTTATCCCGCCCGAACGTTGCCCCGCCAATGGCCATCAGGCCGAGCACGAACAGCACGGCGGCAGTGGTATACAGAGTGAATGCTTGCACAACAGTCTCCTTGCCAACCAGAAAATCGGTTCCCCGGTTTGCTCAGGCCGATTATACTCCCCGCCCAGGCTCCTGTCAATGGTTGCAGAGGGCATCTACCAATAGGGTCGCGATTTCACGAATGGCCCCCGCGTCCCCGTGTCCCCGTGTCCCCATGTCCCCGCGTCCCCGTGTCGCCGCGTCCCCGTGTCCCCGCGTCCCCGCGTCCCCGCGTCCCCGCGTCCCCGTGTCGCCGCGTCCCCGCGTCCCCGCGTCCCCGCGTCCCCGCTCCCGGCCAGCCAATGCCAACCGGGAGCAGCCACACCATGCTTGATTTGCCGGGCAATGTATCAATCCAATGCCCGGGGCCAAAGTTTGTCTACCTGCGCCGGCGCCAGGCGGCAAGGGCGCCGGCCAGTAGTACAAGACCTGCCGCCGTCGCAGGCACCGCGGCCGCAGGCACCGCGGCCGGACTGGCATCGAGCCCGCTCAATGCCACCGCCGTCGGCGCCATCAGATCCACGCTCACCGGCCCGTGCAAACCTGTAGCCCCGGTAACATCCACATCCTCCAGCCAGTAGTAGTAGCTATTGCCGGCGCTTACCCCGGCGTCCTGCCACCGGTAGAAGGCGCCCTGTCCACCCGGAGCGGCCGAAGGCACGAACGCCAACAGCTCAGACGGTGCGCCGGCCGCGTCGCTGCGGTAAAGGTTGAAACCGACGTTGTCCACCTCGCTCACCGTTTCCCAGCTCACCGACACTACATTGCCCTCAGCCACAGCTTCGAACTGAGCCATCGCTACCGCCAGCGGCGCATCTGAGAACGGAAAGTCCAGGGTGTAGTCAAGCCCACCCGCAGCAAGTTCGACAGCGTCCTGACGGGTGGGGCCTGTCGAGTAGACTCTCGTTAAGGAGGCCGGCGGCGTGCCATCATCGATTGAGCAGGTCGGGAACCCACTACCGTTGTAGGCACTGATGAATCCTTCGATGTCAGGATCGTCAGCGTAGACAAGTGTTGTGTAATGCTTATCAGCCGAATTGGGATCCAGGCTCTTGAAGTAGTAGTTGCCAAAGCTGTCCGTATTGGTCGCTTCCATGAAGGACCCACCTTCATCGTACAGCCACACGGAGACACAGCGGATTCCCACCTCGTCCGGATCACCGTCGTCTTGTGCACCGTTGGAATTGATGTCATACCAGACCCAGTCCCCCACCTCCACGACACCCTCGTCATCGTCGTAGCCGAAATCAGCCTCCCGATGATGCTCGCCTGCAGCCAACGAATAGGGGTATGGCTCGTTGGCAGTCGTCAGCACAAACGGCCCGCCGAAGTAGGGATACAGATCCTGCTCGTTGACATCCACAATGTAGTCGCCTGCTTCCAGGTAACTGAAGAGGTAGTATCCGTTGACATCGGTGACATCGGTTTTGATCACCTGGTAGTTGTTGCTGCCCAGATCCATAAGGAGACGGACCTCGACGCCGGGAATGGGATCCTCGGTACCGATATCCTCCTCCATGTCGCGATTGTCGTCGTGCCAGACATAGTCACCGATGGAACCCAGCTCACAACCCATCACCAAATTGATGGACCGGCCCTCCACTGCGGAGGTCTGATTGGGCGACCCATCGTCTACCTGGGTATGGACATTGAGAGTGTTGTAGTTGCCAGGTGCCAGAACGAATGATGCTTCCCAGCCATCTGCGGTCGCATCAGGTGGTTCATACGGGGGGTTAGTGGGTGTAGGATCAAAATAACCGATATAGGCGAAATCGGGCGGGGTGCCATCGTTGCCGTCCAGGTTGCTCACCAGCTGGTTGCCATCCACCTTCACGTAGTGTTCGCCGCCAGTGTGATAGGCCTCGATAGCGATACCAGGCTCGGGCAGTACCAGCACGTAGCCCGTCTCCGTGGCACAATCGTAGCGCACATAGAGCTTTGAGAGTACTGGCTTGTCGGGATTGCCGGCTTTATGCATGTCTGCGAAAAAATCATCATCAAGGTCCCACTCCCCAGGGTCACCGTCTACAACAGCAATCCAGTAGGTTGGCTCCGGCGGAGTGGCCGCCAGCGAAGGCAAGGCAGCAACGATCAAAGTCAAGGCCAACAGGGTCGCCACAACAAGGCGCGGCCCGCGCGACATTTTTGTGCCGATTCTTTTCGAACGAGACCTGTCTAACATCATGGGCTCCTTTCAGGGGACCAAAGAAAATCGACGCCCAGAACCATGAAAAAAGGTGGTAAGGGCAAAATAAACTTCTCACTTTCTGCCGGGGAAACGGGCAGAGGTCGGGATTTCGCTTTTCCTCCTCGTCAAGCCTTCAACCGGATGTGATTGGGACGTCACAAAACAAGGGAGTAGCGCAATACTTCCTTGCTATATTATACGACATTGTGGCGAAATTCTGGACGGGACCACCCATATTGTAAGGTTTTCTAAGAAAAGCCTCCATCATGCTCTGACATTCCCCACGAAAAACGTGCCTGCCGGAAGGTCATCCAGCAAGCACGTTGCAGAGAATCCTACCCGTTTCGTAACTGCTCAGGCACAAGGTGCAATGCACTTGCTTATCCGGCTCCAGGTAGTCGTTGGACCAGACTCTTATTCAAAGCGGCTTGATTTTGGGGACCAGTTGCGTCGCGCCTGAGTAGCAAAGCATTGCCCGGTTTTTCAGCCACGAACGACACGTATTACCACGAATTCAGGCCAGAAATTGCTGCAGATTCGTGCAATTCGCGCCAGATTTGGCTTCTGAAAAACCGACAACGCTCACGAGAAGAACTGGCGACTCCGCAACCAAAGTTTCAATCGGAGATGAAGGCCAGGGTCTCCATGTGAATGTCCATGAGCCGATTTTTGGCGATCTGGACCAGCTTTTCCATCATCGCAAAACCAAACGCGCAATCCTCCTCGAAAGCCTGGCGCAGCCGGGCAGCGTCGAAGACAATCACGGTTGACGGGCTCATCGCTACGGCGCCGGCTGAGGCGTCGAAAGGCGGAACGAAGCCCGACCAGCCAAACATCGTTCCCGGTCCATCGGTGCTCATCACGGCGTCCCGGGTGACTATCTCACCGGTGAGTTGGCCCGCAACCGGTTGAGAAGCACTGGCATCCGGCAACGCCATCACGATGGCAACCTCCCCTTCCTGGACAAGATAGACGGTATCCAGCTTGTCCCCCTCCTCGAAAAAGCGATAGCCTTCTTCGACAGACTGTATGGCTCCGGAATCGGCCAGAATGACGATCTGTTCATGGCTGAACCCTGCGAAAATGGGATATCGCCGGATAATTTCAGGTGAGATCATAAGGGTCTCCTTGCTTGACTTACCAGGACCACGCGGCGTTTACACCGAGTCCCGGTCAGGACTATCGATCATCCCTTGATCGATAGTCCTTCTGTTTCCATTACGGCTATCTCGGCGAGCACAGCCTGAGTCACCTCCGGAATGACTTTGTCCACCGCCGGCGTAGGTTGATCGCCGAAGTCGATCACGTTTTCGACGGCAACGCCGTAGATGACCACCTCATCTGGCAGTGAAAGCCCCATTTGCCTGCCAGCAGCAAGGGCCGTGATGAGTGTAGTATCGTGCGCCGACGCGCTATGTTGCGTCGGACTGATGGCGCGCAAGTCGTCCAGTGTGAGCCTTTGCACGGTGCCTGGCGCAACGTCGCCATGGGTCATGGCGTCGATCAGGATGACCCGATCGTAGCCGATCATCAACTCCATGAGACGAAGGCCGCCCACACAGGCCTCCACGATGGAAAGGCCGTTAGGAACCCTGCCTGCCAGGCACTCCTGCAAACGGTAGGCAACCTTCACACCGACACCATCGTCGGTGAGAATGGGATTGCCAAGGCCGACTATCAACGTTTTCATAGGCGGGTTTCAGTCCGTATACTGGCTCACCCGCTCGACTACCTCACCATCGGCCTGCCGAATAGTTATCTCCAGTGGCATCTGGCCGGGCAGCGAATGGGTCGCGCACGACATGCACGGGTCGTAGTTGCGGAACGCCATCTCCACCCGGTTCAACATGCCCTCCGTCACCACTGTGCCCCTGGTAATCAGCGACTGCGCCGCCTTCTTGACCGACATGGCGATCGGGGCGTAGTTGTTTGTGGTGCCCACGATCAGGTTCACCTTGGTTAGAATGCCCTTTTCGTCGGTCTGATAGTGATGGGTCAACGTACCGCGCGGCGCCTCAACAGAACCAATACCCTCGGTCGGCGTGCTGCTGACGTTGACACGCATATTCGGATCGGTGATCTCCGGATCCTGACTCAGTTCCAACATGCGTTCGGCGGCATACAGCAGTTCCACCAGGCGAGCCCAATGGGTTGCCAGGCGAAAATGAACGGGCTGATAACGCCCCTTCGTCTTTTTGCTTCCCAGTGTCTCATAGAAGCGCTCGAAGGCTTCCTGGGCCTGGGAAGTTGCCATGCCGTTGGATGCATTGAGGCGGGAAAGAGGTGTTGCGCAGTAGACACCACTGTCGGTGCCATCGACGAATCCCTTCCAGCCCACATCCTTGAGATAGGGGAACTTAAGATAGGTCCAGGGTTCAACCCGCTCGGCGATATGCTGAACGTAGTCCTTGGCCGGATACTTGATGAATTCCTTGCCGTCAGGACCGGTCACGCGGATCAAGCCATCGTAGAAATTGACCAGGTTCTTCTCGTCAACGGTACCCATGTAATAGGTCTCATGGGTGAACGCGTCGGAAACGATCAGATCCACGTAATCCTGGTTAGCCAAAACCAGATCGTCGAACGCCTTGAGACTGAAGAGGGCGAATTCGACGTTCTGGCGAGCGATCTCCTCGATCTCCGCACGTTCCTCCTCGTTGATAGATTTCGACCAACCACCCGGCATGCCTGCCACCGGATGTATGCCGCGGCCACCAAGCATCTTGATGACATGATGGTTTCTCATGCGACAGTTGATGACCTGCATGCCCACATCCACGCCCACTTTGTGGATCACGCCCAGGATATTGCGCTCCGCAGGCGGTGCGTCGGGCCCGAGAATGAAGTCAGGGCCACCCAGGGCATAGAAATGGGTCGTATGGTCGGTGACGTAGAAGGCCATATAGAACATCTCCCGCAGCTTTTTCACTGCGGAGCTGGGTTCCACGTCAAACAAGGCATCCAGGGCCTTGGTCGCAGCCATATGGTGCGCTTCAGGGCAAACGCCACAGATGCGGTTGGTGATGCGCGGCATCTCCTCCGCCGGGCGACCGACACAGAACTGCTCGAAACCGCGCAGCTCGGGGATCTGAAGATAGGCATTCTCGACGTCACCTGCCTCATCAAGGAAGATCTCGATCTTGCCATGGCCTTCAAGTCGTGTAATGGGGTCAATTGTGATACGCTTGGTCATGACCCACCTCCGTTGATTCGTACGCGGCGCAGCATCGATTTGGCCATGCTGAAGCGGTAGAAGGTACCGGCCGGATCGACGATGGTGTTCACTGCCTCCTGTACCCTGCGGTCCAGCTCGGCCTCG from Chloroflexota bacterium includes these protein-coding regions:
- a CDS encoding SPFH domain-containing protein, coding for MPRIIDVIEAPDQGPNEMVVRIPEYGSGDFRMGSQVIVRESQTAVFYRDGKALDMFDPGRHTITTANLPLVSSLLGLATSGATIFTAEVYFVNRRDFLDLKWGTPEPIALRDPDLGLARLRAFGTYSIAIKDPQLFVNKIVGTQGIYQTNQIQNFLRSIIIAALTDVLGELGKGLFDLPALFDEISAAVRVKVEDDFNLLGIQMKQFFIQSISPTKETQEAIDKRAAMGAVGAQSFIEYQTGLAIEALGMAEGGGEGGGAASAGLGLGAGVGVGAGMAGAIAEAMRASSQPQQAAPAAAPASPQTVEEVQALLDSLDLRLANGEISEGLYDKLTAKWQQRLDDTNG
- a CDS encoding DUF2207 domain-containing protein, yielding MRIVRVISLFIAILLFLGVFVAPTGAQDKRLYWDAYDVDITISPDGTFRVVETQDLRFTEGTFQFGVRTIPTDYVTSITDVSVSELDGPVYSESNSGDPYTYSVEQNSDEINIRYNFPPNDVGKVMVVEYTVDGGLLYYEGGDQLVWKGVPSNATIPIENASVTVHLPPGATLDNWDATGPPGIAEVSDDGRSVYFETTSSMRGGPDFAVRLQWPHGVVEGAPPPWQEAIDRQEAYLDQQEKIADIVGIGVLALSAMILIGGLLGLYLLWYTAGRDAPVKLPAEWIPEPPGDLPAGMVGTLVDEQAETKDIIATLVDLARRGVLAIEEVKEPGTLGIGEKRDFIYHLEDRSLPMREYEFRLVSKLFGKETEKKLSDLKNKFYTSMPGLQKDLYEATVEEGHFASSPEKVRSSYAGLGIAALVLAGIAGCVSMTLLSQFTGFTFCLPLALGIPAIGLIILARYMPRKTEEGSEEAAKWLAFRRYMEDIEKYTDLAEAKEIFDRYLPYAIVFDLEDSWMRKFAKVETAPPPWYYPGPYVGPRPRDYDWWMPTTTSSGGGKPPGSGAPVPTGGAMSPPSMGDLSRGMGSSLSGLSAGLGSMLSTASSTLTSRPAPKSSGRGSWSSSGGGWSGGGGFGGGGFSGGGGFSGGGGGGSSFG
- a CDS encoding glycosyltransferase, encoding MLKWQRKCEKTLYRGNHLSSQPPNLCCSVGITAYNEQDNIGPLLEAMIDQHLHQVTISEIIIVASGCTDNTVPIIKSYQKKDPRIRLIEQPERRGKTSAINLFLEAASQDILVLESGDTLPQEYAVENLVRVFEDPTVGMTGAHKIPVNTPDHLVGLFTHLRLRMEHELCMDIPRLGEMIAFRRVLDHIPPDVAMDEAFVEAIVVKNGLRVIYSPDAVVYNTGPDTISDFVRQRRRNHAGHLFLQDKYGHQVSSLQNKRVARIAFREVWGAVQLVYSIGLLGILEGFSRFLGWYDFAIKRERHVVWDMAYSQKQNVQELRKDADGNGNGNGEERPIVLTTTQQQQQTNG
- a CDS encoding lysylphosphatidylglycerol synthase transmembrane domain-containing protein, producing the protein MRDRVFTIAKIAITFGLIAYVFSKVDLQAVATSLLHANPWLVLLALLFYLIAIAINGVKWYVLLRAQEVMVPFRAVLQYMWVGVFFNNVFPANIGGDVMRGYGMARYTDRTAEAAVSVVVDRIIGLIAYMSTAAVMAVIIVTVMGYSNLRWLFYLAIVALIAIAAALAVLLSRRLRTQVGRLFQFPLLAPFAPLYQGVSDAFDAYRTHSGSLVLAFGIALTGLMSANIVNWLLFQATGGGVPFLYVLLFNPLIALVLLVPISVGGHGVIQGAYPFFYGLVGVPEIQAVAVSVLMSFIIIMGSLPGGVLWWRNRGASSDSSDSPTVTASQPSG
- a CDS encoding DUF5050 domain-containing protein — its product is MQAFTLYTTAAVLFVLGLMAIGGATFGRDKNRRILLAVLGLICWGLTLLLYGMAAAQPVVTETPTPAVAEVAATPTPLPAASPEAVVEPSEEVGQEKATPEPLPDFPGRIVFHSDRTGRLEIWAMNADGSDLQQLTDSPGRDLEPDWSPDGQTILFSSGRDDADNVQLYVMDADGSNQRRLMSLMPSDQLGARWSPNGEWLLFYSNMLVEGSPRFEVYKVRKDGSELENISNHPGNNLRPDWSPDGERILFFSERDGNPELYVMNADGSNQVRLTDNPADDKRPRWSPDGETILFESNRDGNKNLYVMDAPSVAVAGPMEESVRLLTFPAVNDEAANWAMDGDMIVMSSDRDSDVMVNWDIYLLSADGSEVYRLTNDGESDRYPDWTAD